A single window of Cataglyphis hispanica isolate Lineage 1 chromosome 2, ULB_Chis1_1.0, whole genome shotgun sequence DNA harbors:
- the LOC126855414 gene encoding uncharacterized protein LOC126855414 isoform X1, producing the protein MRSSSKMKTTQRALSFDETSMDSCILATVDEGSRISDLSGESARDGNEVEVTSLEEAKSVIAALRARQRAQAHQMLAWRRTLKLQEDLVARLTREKAEQLRTLSSQLLLFESRLCRKQKEIEASLSQRESIILRQQRVIRQLQNRLAERSTGTRDSPPCDALDRLDSLGDSDSAVVLEETADDPAPPRFRSNITDVTVIRSVSDAVEPSNKYSSMRRCNGFLRRPEILETVYSVEEDGDSENNQDPSESTENSEYEDRRAKNLGNGKGRLQDLYGSFERLAQEADSPPSERPRDESQQAQVTYNRVMSNHRSVTKPKDVKYKRINKAKSKSLEELRGRLRNWVEKGNKIAISLDQSYA; encoded by the exons CTTCGACGAGACGTCGATGGACAGCTGCATATTGGCTACCGTCGACGAGGGCAGCCGAATCAGTGACTTGTCAGGCGAGTCTGCGAGGGACGGTAACGAGGTGGAAGTGACGTCATTGGAGGAAGCCAAGTCGGTCATAGCGGCACTCAGGGCGAGGCAACGGGCGCAGGCCCACCAGATGCTCGCCTGGCGAAGGACCCTTAAATTGCAG GAGGACCTGGTGGCCCGGCTGACGCGAGAGAAGGCCGAACAACTGCGGACGTTGTCATCACAGCTTTTGCTATTCGAGTCTAGACTCTGCAGGAAGCAGAAGGAGATTGAAGCCAGTCTAAGTCAGCGAGAATCCATTATTCTACGACAACAAAGGGTGATTCGACAATTACAGAACAGATTAGCGGAAAGGAGCACAGGTACGAGAGATTCGCCACCCTGCGACGCCCTAGACAGATTGGATAGTCTGGGTGATAGCGACAGTGCTGTGGTGCTCGAGGAGACCGCCGACGATCCTGCTCCACCGAg aTTTCGTTCTAATATCACTGATGTGACTGTGATCCGTTCCGTGTCTGATGCGGTGGAGCCGTCAAACAAATATTCGTCGATGCGACGATGCAACGGTTTTCTCAGAAGACCGGAGATCCTGGAAACCGTATATTCCGTGGAAGAGGATGGCGACAGCGAGAATAATCAGGATCCGTCCGAGTCGACGGAAAACTCAGAATACGAAGATAGGAGAGCGAAAAACTTGGGCAACGGAAAAGGCAGACTTCAGGATCTTTATGGCAGTTTCGAGAGGCTAGCACAAGAAGCGGATTCTCCGCCTAGCGAAAGACCTAGAGATGAAAGTCAGCAGGCTCAG GTAACGTATAATAGGGTAATGAGCAACCACAGATCCGTGACAAAGCCAAAAGATGTGAAATACAAGAGGATAAACAAGGCAAAATCGAAAAGTCTTGAAGAACTCAGAGGACGTCTTAGAAATTGGGTCGAGAAAGGGAATAAAATAGCTATATCGCTGGATCAGTCATATGCTTGA
- the LOC126855414 gene encoding uncharacterized protein LOC126855414 isoform X2 — MDSCILATVDEGSRISDLSGESARDGNEVEVTSLEEAKSVIAALRARQRAQAHQMLAWRRTLKLQEDLVARLTREKAEQLRTLSSQLLLFESRLCRKQKEIEASLSQRESIILRQQRVIRQLQNRLAERSTGTRDSPPCDALDRLDSLGDSDSAVVLEETADDPAPPRFRSNITDVTVIRSVSDAVEPSNKYSSMRRCNGFLRRPEILETVYSVEEDGDSENNQDPSESTENSEYEDRRAKNLGNGKGRLQDLYGSFERLAQEADSPPSERPRDESQQAQVTYNRVMSNHRSVTKPKDVKYKRINKAKSKSLEELRGRLRNWVEKGNKIAISLDQSYA; from the exons ATGGACAGCTGCATATTGGCTACCGTCGACGAGGGCAGCCGAATCAGTGACTTGTCAGGCGAGTCTGCGAGGGACGGTAACGAGGTGGAAGTGACGTCATTGGAGGAAGCCAAGTCGGTCATAGCGGCACTCAGGGCGAGGCAACGGGCGCAGGCCCACCAGATGCTCGCCTGGCGAAGGACCCTTAAATTGCAG GAGGACCTGGTGGCCCGGCTGACGCGAGAGAAGGCCGAACAACTGCGGACGTTGTCATCACAGCTTTTGCTATTCGAGTCTAGACTCTGCAGGAAGCAGAAGGAGATTGAAGCCAGTCTAAGTCAGCGAGAATCCATTATTCTACGACAACAAAGGGTGATTCGACAATTACAGAACAGATTAGCGGAAAGGAGCACAGGTACGAGAGATTCGCCACCCTGCGACGCCCTAGACAGATTGGATAGTCTGGGTGATAGCGACAGTGCTGTGGTGCTCGAGGAGACCGCCGACGATCCTGCTCCACCGAg aTTTCGTTCTAATATCACTGATGTGACTGTGATCCGTTCCGTGTCTGATGCGGTGGAGCCGTCAAACAAATATTCGTCGATGCGACGATGCAACGGTTTTCTCAGAAGACCGGAGATCCTGGAAACCGTATATTCCGTGGAAGAGGATGGCGACAGCGAGAATAATCAGGATCCGTCCGAGTCGACGGAAAACTCAGAATACGAAGATAGGAGAGCGAAAAACTTGGGCAACGGAAAAGGCAGACTTCAGGATCTTTATGGCAGTTTCGAGAGGCTAGCACAAGAAGCGGATTCTCCGCCTAGCGAAAGACCTAGAGATGAAAGTCAGCAGGCTCAG GTAACGTATAATAGGGTAATGAGCAACCACAGATCCGTGACAAAGCCAAAAGATGTGAAATACAAGAGGATAAACAAGGCAAAATCGAAAAGTCTTGAAGAACTCAGAGGACGTCTTAGAAATTGGGTCGAGAAAGGGAATAAAATAGCTATATCGCTGGATCAGTCATATGCTTGA